One stretch of Desulfomonile tiedjei DNA includes these proteins:
- a CDS encoding MFS transporter, with translation MGNNRFHYGWVVVFAGLLVTIGAHGFGRMSYTVILPAMKDGLHFNYTQLGQLATGNFVGYLLMALVGGFLAARFGARVVIALALVLMGITMILTGFAEAFGFAFAMRLMTGLGNGAAYVPAMALGSAWFSVERRGFATGIVSAGIGGGTMIAGFVVPVILNAYGTEGWRLAWYCMGGAVLVIAAIAALLVRNRPEDLGLHQVGAKHTSGNPGSPKPIVAPLDWGSVYKMPAVWFLGLVYFMYGFSYPIYATFFAGYLIKEMKLSGAEAGALWALVGGLSIFCGVLWGSLSDKLGRGRGAALAYVVLGVAYGIFALWTAKTGFYLSAVVFGLTAWSIPTIMAAAAGDYVGPRLAPAGLGFVTLFFGIGQALGPWIGGYLADVTQTFRWSFLLALTVSVLGALLSLRLRPIATRDG, from the coding sequence ATGGGAAACAACAGATTCCACTATGGTTGGGTTGTGGTTTTTGCCGGGTTGTTGGTGACCATCGGCGCTCACGGTTTCGGCCGCATGTCCTACACCGTGATCTTGCCGGCCATGAAGGACGGGTTACATTTCAACTACACCCAACTGGGACAGCTCGCCACAGGAAACTTTGTGGGCTATCTGCTCATGGCCTTGGTGGGGGGCTTCCTCGCAGCCAGGTTCGGGGCTCGTGTGGTGATCGCGTTGGCCTTGGTGCTGATGGGAATAACTATGATCCTCACCGGGTTTGCCGAGGCGTTTGGGTTCGCGTTTGCAATGAGGTTGATGACGGGATTAGGCAACGGGGCTGCTTACGTTCCGGCCATGGCTTTGGGGTCGGCCTGGTTTTCCGTTGAGCGCCGCGGTTTCGCCACGGGGATAGTGTCGGCAGGCATCGGCGGCGGTACGATGATAGCGGGATTTGTCGTCCCTGTTATCCTGAATGCGTACGGAACGGAAGGGTGGCGACTGGCTTGGTATTGCATGGGCGGCGCGGTCCTGGTGATCGCGGCAATTGCCGCGTTGCTGGTCCGTAACAGGCCTGAAGATCTGGGGCTCCATCAGGTGGGCGCGAAGCACACATCCGGGAATCCCGGATCTCCCAAGCCTATTGTGGCCCCGCTTGACTGGGGAAGCGTCTACAAGATGCCCGCGGTTTGGTTCCTGGGGCTCGTATACTTCATGTACGGCTTCTCGTACCCAATCTATGCGACCTTTTTTGCCGGATATTTGATCAAAGAGATGAAACTAAGCGGGGCCGAGGCAGGGGCGCTTTGGGCTCTCGTCGGCGGGCTAAGCATCTTTTGCGGGGTGCTGTGGGGCAGTTTGTCAGACAAACTGGGCCGCGGCCGAGGCGCGGCCCTGGCTTACGTTGTCCTTGGGGTGGCGTATGGGATTTTCGCCTTGTGGACAGCAAAGACCGGATTCTACTTGTCCGCGGTTGTGTTCGGTTTGACGGCCTGGAGCATACCCACGATCATGGCTGCAGCGGCAGGGGACTATGTGGGCCCGAGGTTGGCGCCCGCGGGCTTGGGATTCGTTACACTTTTTTTTGGAATTGGACAGGCCCTCGGGCCTTGGATCGGCGGTTATTTGGCGGACGTCACGCAAACCTTCAGGTGGTCGTTCCTTCTTGCTTTGACAGTCTCCGTCCTTGGAGCGCTTCTTTCTCTGCGACTTAGGCCGATCGCCACCAGGGATGGGTAG
- a CDS encoding ankyrin repeat domain-containing protein, with product MQEQLIQAAASGSLAKVNELIAAGADVNADLGAGTPLTAAALAGHADIAEVLLNSGAHVDATDATGSTALMEAAVAGQTHALKLLLDRGADVNIRNLDGETALVRACVWGHAEEVGLLCERGADINLRDKEGNTALAWAIKQGHAEVAELLLERGAVVDSEDNRINAALVLAAGAGQPALVELLLDRGADVEAEDGNGDVPLTIAARAADAEVVELLLERGAHVNAIDPRFECTPLFWAAYSGNTNVVSLLLDRGAEITATNKYGTTALHWASVEGDVEVATLLLDRGADANAANRLGITPLMLASRAGDHAVGQLLIARGAKVQARDKGGKTALIYACSVGAVPLAELLLQTGADVNARSRHGNSALFVASYKGHAETVRLLLAHGADVNAANRNGHTALFWAALAGRTEIVDLLLNARSTVDVRDKKYGSTALCWAAYKGHVDTVELLLDRGADVQAQDDEGNATLMWACRSGRPAVVRLLLNRGARLDSKNSAGWTALSWVCRRGLTDMAETLLDAGATVNGSVGCALCQAASGGHLPIVKLLVSRDAGVDSADQRHGSTALSWAAYSGHSQVSEWLLSAGAYVDARDRRYGNTPLFWASYKGHSQVVKNLLSFGADVNLANNFRKTPLMVASIAGRLEPVKLLLQNGANVNAECVDGRTALFYALSQGHSECAEALLNAGAQIECCGKTPDEALIEAAHWSTPPLLELLLARGADPNSTDDKYHNTPLFWACRGGRAEVVELLLNHGARVDARNKFGNSPLFWAARNGNPRIVDLLLQHGADPDAADKDGKTALMVASSAGKLPAVRALLAAGAQVNAKTYFGWTALMEAYFEGNAQVVAFLKRNGANLDGFMKSRSWPPGGWQELHA from the coding sequence ATGCAAGAACAGTTGATTCAGGCCGCGGCCTCGGGATCGCTGGCCAAGGTAAACGAACTCATCGCAGCCGGCGCTGATGTAAATGCCGACCTGGGTGCTGGGACGCCCTTGACGGCGGCAGCACTTGCAGGGCACGCGGACATCGCGGAGGTCCTTTTGAATTCCGGCGCACACGTTGACGCCACTGATGCGACCGGCTCAACGGCATTGATGGAAGCTGCTGTTGCCGGACAGACCCACGCCCTAAAGTTGCTCTTGGACCGTGGAGCGGATGTCAACATAAGGAACCTGGATGGGGAAACGGCCCTGGTCCGGGCCTGTGTATGGGGCCATGCTGAAGAAGTAGGGCTGCTTTGCGAACGTGGTGCGGACATCAATCTGCGAGACAAGGAAGGCAACACGGCCCTTGCATGGGCAATCAAGCAGGGCCACGCCGAAGTAGCCGAGCTACTTCTTGAGAGGGGCGCAGTTGTCGATTCCGAAGACAACCGGATCAATGCCGCTTTGGTTTTGGCTGCAGGGGCAGGGCAGCCTGCATTGGTAGAGCTGCTCCTGGATCGTGGCGCGGACGTCGAAGCAGAGGACGGCAACGGCGATGTTCCTCTGACCATTGCAGCTAGGGCCGCGGACGCGGAGGTAGTTGAATTGCTCCTTGAAAGGGGAGCGCATGTCAATGCCATTGATCCGAGGTTCGAGTGCACGCCGCTGTTCTGGGCCGCTTACAGCGGCAATACGAATGTGGTTTCACTCCTGTTGGATCGGGGCGCGGAGATTACGGCAACCAATAAGTACGGAACCACAGCGCTTCATTGGGCTTCGGTTGAAGGCGATGTCGAAGTGGCTACACTCTTGCTGGACCGTGGGGCTGATGCCAATGCAGCCAACCGCCTGGGCATAACCCCGTTGATGCTGGCCTCAAGGGCCGGAGATCATGCTGTGGGGCAACTTCTGATTGCTCGAGGAGCGAAAGTACAGGCACGAGACAAAGGCGGAAAGACAGCCCTGATATATGCTTGCAGCGTTGGCGCGGTGCCGTTGGCGGAACTGCTTCTGCAAACCGGCGCGGACGTTAATGCTCGCAGCAGACACGGGAATTCGGCCCTCTTTGTTGCTTCCTACAAAGGCCACGCAGAAACGGTCCGACTCTTGTTGGCTCACGGGGCTGATGTCAACGCGGCCAATCGCAATGGCCACACCGCCCTGTTCTGGGCCGCTCTGGCGGGAAGGACGGAAATCGTCGATCTGCTGCTGAATGCGAGGAGCACTGTGGACGTTAGGGACAAAAAATACGGGAGCACCGCGTTGTGTTGGGCCGCTTACAAAGGGCATGTCGACACGGTAGAGCTTCTTCTGGATCGAGGCGCAGATGTTCAGGCACAGGATGACGAGGGTAACGCCACTTTGATGTGGGCATGCCGATCAGGCCGCCCCGCTGTTGTTAGACTTCTCCTGAATCGCGGGGCAAGGCTGGACAGCAAAAACTCGGCAGGGTGGACCGCTCTCTCGTGGGTTTGCCGTAGAGGACTCACGGACATGGCCGAGACATTGTTGGACGCGGGCGCCACCGTCAACGGCTCCGTCGGGTGTGCTCTGTGCCAAGCCGCTTCCGGAGGCCATTTGCCCATAGTGAAACTGCTGGTATCTCGCGACGCCGGCGTGGATTCGGCCGATCAGCGTCACGGAAGCACTGCTTTGTCCTGGGCGGCTTATTCAGGGCATTCCCAGGTTTCAGAATGGCTTTTGTCCGCCGGCGCCTACGTGGATGCCCGGGATCGCAGGTACGGCAACACCCCGTTGTTCTGGGCTTCGTACAAAGGGCACTCCCAGGTGGTGAAAAACCTTCTGTCTTTTGGGGCTGACGTGAACCTTGCGAACAACTTTCGCAAGACGCCTCTCATGGTGGCCTCAATAGCCGGCCGACTCGAACCCGTGAAGCTGCTTCTACAAAATGGAGCCAATGTAAACGCGGAATGTGTCGACGGGAGGACTGCGCTGTTTTACGCTCTGAGTCAAGGCCATTCGGAATGCGCCGAAGCGCTGTTGAACGCTGGCGCGCAGATTGAATGCTGCGGCAAGACCCCGGATGAAGCTTTGATCGAGGCCGCTCATTGGTCCACTCCACCGCTCTTGGAGCTTCTTCTTGCCCGCGGGGCTGATCCAAACTCGACAGACGACAAATACCACAATACCCCGCTCTTTTGGGCCTGCCGTGGCGGCCGCGCGGAAGTGGTTGAACTCCTGCTGAATCATGGCGCACGGGTCGATGCAAGGAACAAGTTCGGCAATTCCCCGCTCTTCTGGGCGGCTCGAAACGGCAATCCTCGGATAGTCGACCTGCTACTTCAACACGGGGCTGACCCCGACGCTGCCGACAAAGACGGCAAGACAGCCTTAATGGTTGCATCATCCGCGGGGAAGCTTCCCGCGGTCAGAGCCTTACTGGCCGCAGGCGCTCAAGTCAACGCCAAAACCTATTTCGGCTGGACCGCATTAATGGAAGCCTATTTCGAGGGTAACGCCCAAGTGGTGGCGTTTCTAAAGAGAAACGGCGCTAATTTGGACGGATTCATGAAAAGCCGGTCCTGGCCTCCCGGCGGCTGGCAGGAATTGCATGCGTAG